GCCAAAGAATTTCGACCCGACTGTCTGTGTAAATGCCGTTCGTACAGCCTGGGGGCGGATTGCAGATGAGGTATATAAGCAATATATTCTGCCGGTGGAGCATCTCGGAAATAACACCAGGGCAATCTGGGAAAGGCAAGTAGAGGGCTACTGGGATATCTTTTGGGCTATAGGCGAAGACAGGCGTACCCTGGACCGCCGCAAGAATTGGCGAGTACATGTGCCCACAATAGAACCTGGGGATAAATGTACTCTAATGGGTAATCTTCAAGAGCTATCTGGGGTTATTCGCGAAAAGGGTAATCCCGCAGCCAGACAACGGGATGAATTCTGGAAAGCACTTCGGGGTAAGGTTGGTATTGAACTCCGCCATAATGAGCGGCTATGTGCTATTGCATTCGTCAAGCGTATGTTTCCAGCGATAGCGAGAAACCTACAGCTTAACGATGTTCCAGAATCTTATCCTTCCACTTCCACTTTGGCGGGCGTTCATTGGCTGAGCCAGGTTGCTATAGAGGAGCCTGAATTATGTATGCAGTATGCTGAGAAAGCAGTAAAGTTAGGGAAGAACTCAGAGCAAAAGGTCCAATTGGTAGACAAGCTTATTAGCGAGCATCAGAAATTAAGCGACTTCTTTCAGCTTAACCCCAATTGCTATTTCATTAATTCATTGGAAAACGACAATGTCTGGGAAGAAGATGATAGAAAGCTGCGGGAGGAGCTCAAAAAGTTATTGAAGCAATTTGGTTATTCAGCATCGCCGTTCTATGCTCTGTTGCTAATGGATGGTGATAAGATGGGCCAGCTTCTTTCTAAAAACGCAACGCGGGATCAGGTTACAAAGGTAAGTGAAGCACTTGGTAAATTCAGTAATTCCGTGCCTGGAATAGTCGACGGTCATAATGGCGTTTGCGTGTATGCCGGTGGTGATGATGTTTTTGCTATGCTGCCATTGGAGGATGCTTTACCGACTGCAGTCAAGCTTCAGAAAAAGTATAAGGAGTGCTTTGCGGAATATCGCAGACAGCTAAATGATGTTGATTCAGCAACGCTTTCCGGGGCGATTATTTACGTCCATCACAACATCCCGCTTCAGGTTGCAATTAGGGAAGCACATAATACTTTGGCTAGTGTTGCCAAAGAACAGTCCGGACGGGACAGTTTAGCCATAAAGGTATGGAAAGCCTCAGGCCCTAACTTAAGTTGGTCAGCTCCTTGGGAGGTCGTGATACCGGATGGAGAGACTACCATTCTCGATAAATTACTTGAAGACTTTAGTGCTAAAGAGCAAAAGCAGTTTACTAGCAGCTTCTTCTACAATCTGCAACAGCGCTTCAGTTTATTAAGTTCCGAGGAAGGTAATCTGAAGCTGGGGAGTGATGATATCAAAGCGATTCTGGAGGCTGAATATCTTAAGTCTCGCAAACTCAACCACGAGAATCAGGAACAATTTTCTGAACGGGCTAAAGAGAATATTGAACACCTTTTGAAAGTATGCAGACGGTCCTGGCGTGAAAACGGTGTTTTAATGGAGAATCAAGGCGGATTAGAGCTGGACGGAGCATTGCTCGTTAAGTTTCTTGCCACTAAGGGGGTGGAAAGATGACAACCAAACTGTGGTTTTTCGAAGCTTTGGATACCCTATTTTTCCGTGACGGCACCCCTTTTTCCATGGGCGAGACTGATACCCGTGGTATTCGGAGTTCCTTTCCGCCGGCAATGTCAAC
This Bacillota bacterium DNA region includes the following protein-coding sequences:
- the cas10 gene encoding type III-B CRISPR-associated protein Cas10/Cmr2, which produces MSMKTLHFALGPVQGFVAQARRTRDFWVGSFLLSWLSGQAMYEVQQGAGTIIFPAIQGDPLLRAIEATKSNKPADIPAVATLPNRFMAEVPKNFDPTVCVNAVRTAWGRIADEVYKQYILPVEHLGNNTRAIWERQVEGYWDIFWAIGEDRRTLDRRKNWRVHVPTIEPGDKCTLMGNLQELSGVIREKGNPAARQRDEFWKALRGKVGIELRHNERLCAIAFVKRMFPAIARNLQLNDVPESYPSTSTLAGVHWLSQVAIEEPELCMQYAEKAVKLGKNSEQKVQLVDKLISEHQKLSDFFQLNPNCYFINSLENDNVWEEDDRKLREELKKLLKQFGYSASPFYALLLMDGDKMGQLLSKNATRDQVTKVSEALGKFSNSVPGIVDGHNGVCVYAGGDDVFAMLPLEDALPTAVKLQKKYKECFAEYRRQLNDVDSATLSGAIIYVHHNIPLQVAIREAHNTLASVAKEQSGRDSLAIKVWKASGPNLSWSAPWEVVIPDGETTILDKLLEDFSAKEQKQFTSSFFYNLQQRFSLLSSEEGNLKLGSDDIKAILEAEYLKSRKLNHENQEQFSERAKENIEHLLKVCRRSWRENGVLMENQGGLELDGALLVKFLATKGVER